AACCCCAAGCTCTTGATCGCCGACGAGCCGACCACCGCGCTGGACGTGACCATCCAGGCGCAGATCATGGAGCTGCTGGTGTCTTTGCAGAAGAGCCAGAACATGGCGCTGATCCTGATCACGCACGATCTGGCCGTGGTCGCCGAGGTGGCGCAGCGGCTGGTGGTGATGTACGCCGGCCAGGCGGCGGAGATGGGCGCGGTGCCGGAGATCTTCCGCCATCCGGCCCACCCGTACACCGAGGCGCTGTTGTCGTCGATCCCAGAGCACAGCAAGGGCGCGCGCCGTTTGTCCACGCTGCCCGGCATCGTGCCCGGCCAGTACGACCGGCCCAACGGCTGTCTGCTGTCGCCGCGCTGCCCGTACGCGCAGGACAACTGCCGCGGCCAGCGGCCTGGATTGACCGCGCACGATCATGGCGCGGTGCGTTGCCACTACCCGTTGCTGGCCAAGGAGAAGCAGCATGGCTAAGGTTTTGCAGGCGGGAGATCTGACCCGTTATTACGATGTGGCCCAGGGCCTGTTCAAGCCCAAGGCGCAGGTGAAGGCGCTGGCCGGCGTGTCGTTCGAGCTGGAGGCCGGCCGCACGCTGGCGGTGGTGGGCGAATCCGGCTGCGGCAAGAGCACGCTGGCGCGCCAGCTGACCCTGATCGAGCAGCCGACGTCCGGTTCGCTGATTCTGGACGGCCAGGACGCGGCCAAGGCCGGCGGCGCCGAGCTGAAGGCGATGCGGCGCAAGGTGCAGATGGTGTTCCAGAATCCCTATGGTTCCTTGAACCCGCGCCAGAAGATAGGCGATCAGCTGTCCGAGCCGCTGCTGATCAACACCGATCTGTCCGCCAAGGCGCGCGAGGAGAAGGTGAGGAGCATGATGTCCCGCGTCGGCCTGCGGCCGGAGCATTACTTCCGCTACCCGCACATGTTCTCCGGCGGCCAGCGCCAGCGCATCGCCATCGCCCGCGCGATGATGCTGAACCCCAAGATCGTGGTGGCGGACGAGCCGACCTCGGCGCTCGACGTGTCCATCCAGGCGCAGGTGCTGAACCTGTTCATGGATCTGCAGGAGGAGTTCAACACAGCCTATGTGTTCATCTCGCACAATCTGGCGGTGGTGGAGCACGTGGCCAACGACCTGATGGTGATGTATCTGGGCCGCGCGGTGGAGGTGGGCGACAAGAACCGGGTGTATGAGCGCCCGCTGCACCCTTATACCCAGGCTTTGCTGTCGGCGACGCCGTCCATCCATCCGGAAGACCGCCGCATCAAGATCAAGATCGAGGGCGAGCTGCCCAGTCCGCTGAATCCGCCGTCCGGCTGCGCTTTCCACAAGCGCTGTCCGCACGCCAATGAGCGCTGCAAGGCGGAAGTGCCGCAGCTGCGCGAGCTGGACAGCCGCATGGTGGCTTGCCATCGGGCGGAGGAGATCAACGGCTGAGACCAAATCGGCATCATGGGCCCGCGGCGCGCGTCGTCGCGGGCTTTTTTTGATTTCATCGCCGGATGGCCTCGTCGTACACTGGCCTACCCATCCCCGACGGAGGCTTGCCATGCATGTGTATCCGTATCTGAACTTCAACCACGGCCGCGCCGAAGAGGCGCTGAACTTCTACCGCGAGGCTTTGGGCGGCGATGTCGCGGTGCTGATGCGCTACGCCGACGCGCCCAAGGATATGCCGTCGATGGGGGGCATCGATCCCGACTGGATCATGCACGCGCGGCTGACGTTCGGCGCCAACGCGCTGATGATCTCCGATACCGACAGGCCTGCCGCGCCAAGCCAGCAGATATCCTTGTCGATCAATCTGGATGGCGATACCGCCGAGGCGGAGAGGATTTTCGCCGCCTTGAGTGTGGGCGGCCAGGTGACGGTGCCGTTGCACAAGACATTCTGGGGCGCGCTTTTTGGCTGTTTTAGTGATAAATTCGGCGTCAGCTGGATGATT
This genomic window from Chromobacterium phragmitis contains:
- a CDS encoding VOC family protein, translated to MHVYPYLNFNHGRAEEALNFYREALGGDVAVLMRYADAPKDMPSMGGIDPDWIMHARLTFGANALMISDTDRPAAPSQQISLSINLDGDTAEAERIFAALSVGGQVTVPLHKTFWGALFGCFSDKFGVSWMINCQL
- a CDS encoding peptide ABC transporter ATP-binding protein produces the protein MAKVLQAGDLTRYYDVAQGLFKPKAQVKALAGVSFELEAGRTLAVVGESGCGKSTLARQLTLIEQPTSGSLILDGQDAAKAGGAELKAMRRKVQMVFQNPYGSLNPRQKIGDQLSEPLLINTDLSAKAREEKVRSMMSRVGLRPEHYFRYPHMFSGGQRQRIAIARAMMLNPKIVVADEPTSALDVSIQAQVLNLFMDLQEEFNTAYVFISHNLAVVEHVANDLMVMYLGRAVEVGDKNRVYERPLHPYTQALLSATPSIHPEDRRIKIKIEGELPSPLNPPSGCAFHKRCPHANERCKAEVPQLRELDSRMVACHRAEEING